The Silene latifolia isolate original U9 population chromosome X, ASM4854445v1, whole genome shotgun sequence genome contains the following window.
tatgtCATATtaatatcatctccctctttcttaccatggatcttttcTTGTCATGGTATcactcatatttttttttttttttttggaatccccaaaactcatttcataacgttacttgcccaagaaaatcacacattagtttcacctctagATGATataaattcccaaactcactcattatctgcaaatccacgtcgcgacatgtctctaTTAAGTTCattatataccactcttctcaatccctctaaaacaacctttcactacatatattcttaacccacacgattcctGACCATCTCCCTCCacaattctttacacatctcaagttgccactatccacatccttcctttcaaccctttcattctcacattccttagactcacatcatctcttgcccacattcacttacttttacattacccaATACACAATCATATCgttcatctcatctcacaaaacatgttccatgccttaataagccttaccaatcttccttttgtttttccactatctatcacaaccacatataactcatgtcctccccaccgaactcatactcaccacaggtgtcactccttacatcataagattgggtaacttacgcatcaagaccgacaCACATGTAAAGCAATGCACaaggaagcaaaagaacacctttgaattaaacataataggcaacaaagtcaaaagataagcatttgacccaaaatagggttcactagatcgagtacaggtcactcgatcgagtgagtgacttactcgatcgagtaggtgaaggtcagaagcacgtaaaacaaattaccagggctactcaatcgagtaagggttactcgatcgagtaacaagaggtgcactcgattgagtgaggaccactcgatcgagtaccctacgcatttctcagcactgtccaattttcgtaaaacggtcataactcactcgtttcttggtcgttttgggcgtgtgacatatcgttagaatcgtaaaagaacaatatatcacctccaattagaatgacatcaaaatcatttatgcatctcaatttataacagtttaaagacaactttgctgtaatcagacgacataactatttgattttctcttttaaacaacttaaacatcaacgagGTGAACAAAAGTGgctcgatacttgtaaaaccactatccctaaccacatatTATTACCTACCacaagccaaacaataacatctatcatgctcatataacattcagcttatcaatcatgtactacccgcatgcttcaATTTTATAAATTTTCGTAACAGAAAAcgtactcatacattacaaatcctattttcatgttactaatgcaacaacattacaaatccactttgtcacctaaacatattcataatcacaaaattcatattctcatgcaattgacactccatcttttccaatcaattcttcccatttcaaccacattcttcatctaacaagtgcatatgacaCAACAATAGacaagtatatgaacttattatttaagtttacgcaaacaaaattatgtaaaatcatatcacatcccctaatcacatgttattAGTATAGACACATTAcaaatcattcatcctgcaacatcattattcatcacatattatcatatatgggctacttcctttttcctccacattattcatcattctcatatacttttccagcaattccaaacaacattgtaaaccaactatcattcaacattcctattcacaacactttatcatttaccacattcctcattccaccacaatcattttgtaacatttctatacaacatatcattcaacatacgcaatagaacattagcaaacacatagcggtcccatgacaccccatagtgaccggttcaaaattgtagggcgagttggcgactttaggacgtctcccaagtatttgcattagctcctacaacttctacccgggttcattttagtttgactccctatgttaattaggttcattggttacaggtttcaggatcgtcgctctgataccactttgtgacacccccatactccaagtgccttaccaggaccactcaggtataggaacgtcaccatctcggttacccggggCAATGAATaccataagacaataaagaaacgtactttaaaagtaaatatagtttaagtgattacatgttcaaaaccaaaactgataaatacAATACATCCAAATCCAAAAGTGTCTACTATCAAAACTGAACAACTAAGACACCGTCTGacatagcggaagactcttctaatgccaagtgatgactcgtcccagctagcccaaatgcatcgtatcaaacctgctcaacaactgctcaccatccccgaatggatcagcaccgttttacaaaacaaacaacggggtcagtactaattacacaatacaaaccaatatgaaacaaatgccaaacaactcaatcaacacatcaaaaccccagtctccatcaccaaactccacacaactgactatacactaaagtgtgtagccctgccagagtacccatcgcaacagatactccacaccgctagtgggggaccgcagccgttcccacctaagccccgctcatctcatccgagagataaacccatgttcattaatgtgcacatcccttctatggcgggttccacagaaggcgaatcaagggcgtgaagccactcccgcaagtgactccactcagccagggacgcaccccgaagaccacagacagatacaacaataatcaacgatattaatcaacaaccgtcacaaactCCAGTAGTATGATaaatcaacaataacaatacaaccaccacacacatcatgtaatgaataccgagtagggaaactctacctggaaagcaatcacagaatcaaatgatctagcagctgtctcaaaatctctcctctacgaatcctcctcctatacatacattcatacaattactaccttaaccacacaaaacataaaaacccccaaatccccaaattagggtttaaccaacattaaccaaacgctataaaaatgatatgtagaacttacccttgacgcaaggatcacaacggtataaagaacaaaggaaaccgacacctctagctccgggatttgccaataatgcgattgaatcgaacaacgtaacttgcaatctctcctttttgtgtttttaggtttttaaaagtgtttaggaaaaagatgacggagtattatatattaatccccATTATTAACAAACTCGTCGCAaatcacccgataaccgacttactcgatcgagtaagtcacgtactcgatcgagtgccacttactcgatcgagtgccaaggctactcgatcgagcaccctacaggcagactactgattCGTAtacaaaacatacttactcgacagagtaagccccactcgttAGAtcgtacccaaagactcataaaaccgtagtattacagtttatatgctttactttattgtttgctttTTCCAGTAATTATATTTGAATTTAAGTGATATTTGTTCTGATAATTTTTTAGGATGAAGATCCGCTATTGGATGCAAGTCGAAGAGAAAGAAGACATGACTAAAGCTAAGGATTAAATATGGAGTGaacaagaagaagaaaaagaagaagattttTGAGGATGAAGATCCGCTATTCGGTGCAAGTCGAAGAGAAAGAAGACATGACTAAAACTAAGGATTAAATATGGAGtgaacaagaagaagaagaagaagaagaagaagaagaagaagaagaagaaggaggaggaggagaaggaggaggaggaggaggaggaggaggaggaaataTGGAGGGAGAATGGGGAGAAACATATAAATAGGAGTaagataaaaaaaataataataataataaaaaaagtaaaCTCACCAAAATTAATTAGAGGAAAATTCACTGAAAAATGGAGGGAAAAGTAGTCAAGAAATGAACATTCAAGTCATCAAATGCCACATCAACGATTAACGTCTAAATTTGACGGAATTAATGTTATTGGCACACTTAGTGGTAAGTAATAGAGTTTAAGAGTATAACTGGTTAACTGAAAAACACGAGGGTACAAGTTAGTGATGTAAGAGCATTAGGATATAACGAAATAATATTGATAAGTCAAAACATTACTAAGTTAGTCGAAGGATTTAAGAGTGGTTCAAGTCAAGTGAATATGGTAACTTGGATAGGAATCAGTCAGAACGACTAGAAAAGTGAACACTACTCTACAGGACTGTTCGAAATGCTTCAGGATTGTTCAGACGTGTTCAGGTGTTTACTTGGCATCCAAGGAAGATATGTCGAGACTTCTATCATAAGGAGTCATAtcttaatttaattttatttagaTAATAAGTACTTTGAGTACAAATAGGATTATTTTATTTTCCTAAGTCGAGTTGGTGCAATACTTTCCTAATTTACTTAGGAAAGCTTGAAATGGAAAATCCCATgaatttaaaaaaataaagttgtttggttgccatattTTTGGAAGAATGTAGGAATTGTAATTTCTCAAGAACTTTCAATGCCTACATAATGTGGGAAGTGGCTTATCTACTCCCCCTTTGGTCATTAGAAGTTCCTGTGGAATTCAATTCCTACATGGGCAACCAAACGATTTTGCCAAATTCACCTTAATTGGATGTTGGAACTTAATACCCATGAATTGCAAGTTCCTAGGAAGTTAAAGTTCATTGAGCAACCAAACGACCCCATTCCTAAATCTAGATAGATTAGTTGCTCTTTCCTAATTAATTTTGAaaagtttattattatttttaggaGTCTTTAGTCGGtctattttagtataaatagagagcttgtaattaattttattaatatattgaGAGAGTTAATTCAAGTTTACTTGTACATGTGTTTTTTTATAATTTAGCGAGTTATAAGTTCAAATATTTCGTTCTTACGAGAGAGAGATAATATCCATTCATCCTTGCGAGATTGAGTGTTAGTCTTGATTTGAATCGAGTTCCAGCAGTGAAATTCACGTCATATCCATTGCTTTGTTGTTCAATTCATACAAAAACACTAAAGATACACACTTAAATTCTGCGTTTTCATTAATCTAAAACTAACATAAAAATTGTACTAGTTTTAAGGATTTGATGTACGAGGGTGCGTAAAATTTTCTAACAATGAAAATATCAAGTTTTATGGAAAAAAAATTGTTTAGTTAGACAAAATGTATGGTGATATGGTATTGGATAAAAAAAAGTTCAATATAAGAAGTGAACCCATGACTTCTTACTATAAAATAGTCTTAACAACCACTAGACCCACATAATTTACACGTTTCTTTACTAAACAAAATTGTAATTATATTTTGGAAATGAGGGTGTAGATGAACCCATGCACCCCCGTTAAAAACGCCACTGTGCTCGAGGTAATAGAGATGATCGGTAGTAATGAGAGGAGGAGGCAATAAAGATGATTGATAATAACATGGCAATAGAGATGATCGATAGTAACGTCCTGGACTTGGAACAACGGGCGGTCGAGCACAATGAACAATACGAGCCGGCACGGGCACGACATGACGTTTTAGGGCGGGATAGGACAAGGGAATTAGTGCTTTGGCAGGACACGACACGAACACGATGGACCAACCACGATAGATTAAaagtaaataattaaaaaaacccTTAAAAACACTCCAAGCACGACAGTGGCATGACACGGCAAGGCTTCGCCCTGGCCATGGGCCGGGAGGAAATGAGTCGGGCACGGCACAAAGAGCCTCCAACCCGTGCCTAGGCTGGGACTGGGGGAGGGCTGGGCACGACGGGCTGACACAAAGCCCGGCCCGGCCCACTCGATTCCTGCTCTATATGCGACAAACAATTACTCTTATCAATTATTAAGTGAGCCACTTGTGAAtcatcaaagaaaaataattgGCTCTTATTAAGATGAAAAGTGTTCTGCAGAGGATGGTTGACTATAATCTCTAACACATGTTCAGTTGTTCCCAAATCCCAAGTGAGCTCAGTTTTTGCATCTCCTGCTCATCCCTGAAAATTTCAAAATGGCCCAACTTGGTACCCAAATTGCTGAAAAACTCATCACAGTTATTGGGACTGAGTTCATAAAGGAAATTTGTTTCATGTGGGGTCACAAATCTAAACTAGAAGACCTCAAAGATACCATCTCCACTATTAGGGATGTGCTGGTTGATGCACAACACCAGGAAGAGCTTTCCAACAAAACCCGAAACTATATCGAAAAGCTCAAGGCTGTTGTTTATGATGCTGATGATTTTTTTGACAAGTTTGTTACTTTGGCTGAGCTGAAGGAGCTTTCCAATGACAGTAATTTCTCTGAAAAGGTTCGCACCTTCTTATCTTCTAGTAACCCTCTTAGTGTTGCATACGCAATTTCTCAAGGAGTtaagaaaataaggaagaagctAGATGCTGTAGGACTTATAGCTAATAGTAATGCTAGTTTCGGAATCGTAGTGGACTGTCAACCCATCAGGAGTAAAATACAGGAAACTTGTTCTTATGCATACGTAAGTGATGTTATTGGAAGGGAGAATGACTTGAATGAAACTGTAGACAAGTTGCTTAGCTACTCTGCTTCGCAGCACGATGTTAGTTTTCTTACTGTCGTCGGTATTGGAGGGTTGGGGAAAACAACTCTTGCTCAATTGGTGTTCAATGATGAAAGAGTTAAAACTGAGTTTCCAATTAGGTTGTGGGCATGTGTGTCTGATCAGAATGGGCAAGAATTCGATGTGAAATCGATTCTTGCTCGGATTCTTGAATCAGCCTCACATGAAAGGAATTACAGCTCTGCAATGGATATTGTGCAAACCAAAGTTGGATTGATATTAGGAGGAAAGAAGTACTTGCTTGTTCTAGACGATGTATGGAACGAAGATCGTGAGAAGTGGCTTGAGTTAAGAAAATTTTTGATGGTAGGTGCTGCAGGAAGTAGCATTCTGGTAACTTCTCGTTCTAAAAGGACTGCAGAAGTGGTAGGAAATGAAACTATGTATGAGTTGAAAGGTTTGTCCCCTGAAAATTCGTGGCAATTGTTTGAGATGACGGCATTTGGAGCACAAGGTAAGCATGTAGATTCGCCTGAACTAGTTGAGGTTGGTAAAGAAATTGTCAAACAATGTGCTAATGTTCCTCTGGCAATAAAAGTAGTCGGAAGTCTGCTATTTAGCCAGGATAAAAGTAAGTGGCAATCCTTTCATGATAACGGGTTAGGCCGAATTAATAAAGGCGACAATAAGATTATGTCAATTTTAAAACTTAGTTACCGTAACCTTGAGTCTCCATTAAAGAGTTGTTTTGCTTATTGTGCATTATTTCCTAAGGATTTTGTTATAAGCAAGAGGATTGTAGTTAGGCTTTGGGCAGCACATGGATTTATTCTGCCATTTGAGGAAGGTCAAAGCATAGAAGATGCTTGTGAggaatatttcacaatcttattGCGAAGGTGTTTCTTTCAAGACGTAATCCTGAATGAATATGGTGAAGTTGTGACATTTAAAATTCACGATCTGATGCATGATGTTGCTAAGAACATAGCAGGGAATGAAATCTGTGTGATGAATTGTATTCCAAGCAACTTGGAAGATAAAGTTCGTCATTTGTTTCACATTGGAGGCGAAGAGAAGGAAATCACTTTTACTAAGAGTAAGGTCCGCTCTTATGTAAGACATGAATCCGAGTCCTTGTTTCCATTGGAAAGCTTATTAGGAAATTGGACATGTCTGAGGTCTTTGGACTTGCATGATATAAACATTAAGACTTTGCCTGATTCTATAAGCAAATTAATGCATTTAAGGTATCTAGATCTCTCGTGGAATATAAATCTCGAAGCACTGCCTAATTCAATCACAAAGATATACAACTTGGAAACATTAGACTTAAGCTTCTGCTGTGGGTTGAAAGAGTTGCCAGCCGATTTGAGCAAGCTGGTGAAACTGAGGCATTTGGATATAGCTATGTGCCGCTGGCTGCGTTATATGCCTTCACGCATGAACAAAATGACAAGCCTTTGCACATTGACGGAGTTTGTTGTGGGTGATGAAAATTCAAGCAAGGCACGGTGTGTTGGGCAGCTAGAGGACCTCTTGGCCTTGGTTAATCTTAGAGGAAGCATTACTATCCATATTCGTAAAAACTGTGGAAATAATGCCATGGTTGATGGCAGTGAAGGAGAATGTCGGCGTCTAAGAAACATGAAACATCTCAAGGAGATATCCATAGTTTTTCCTCTACAAATTAACGGAATGGATTTTGACCACAAACCAATTTTGGAGATGCTAGAGCCACCACCTAATATCAGGGTGTTAGAGTTGCGGTCATACCTAGGTGATGTGCTTCCAGCTAGGTGGGTAAGAGAAGGTCACTGGGAAACTTTTCTTCCAAACCTAGTGAAGATTTATATCAGGTTTTGTGACAGGTTACAGCATCTGCCATCCATGCGCAAATTCCGCCATCTGAAGTCACTGGTAATCCATAATTTGACAAATGTAGAGTACATGGAGGACATGAGTATATGCAATAGTAGTAGTGGATCAACTTCCAACTCAACATCAAGGGTAGAAGAAATTATATTCTTCCCTTCCCTTAAGTATCTTGAAATGTCGGGCCTCGACAAGTTAAAAGGCTGGTGGAGAGGGATCGGGTTGGATAACGGGCAGAACTTCAATTGGCAACCATCTTTTACCCACCTTTCACATTTGTCAATCAAGTTTTGCCCTAATCTGATATCATTTCCTCCTTGCCCAACGGTGAAAACTCTGCTTTTGGACAAGTTAAATGAAAATTTGCTCATGACATTGGGAAGCAAGGTGGAAATTCAGGACTTGGGTTATCTCAAATCACTCCCCATGGAACATATTAGAAGCCTTACTATCTCTGAGAATGAGATTGATGATTTATCAAAGCTCGAGGAGGCATTCAAGAGCTTCTCTTCCCTTAAACGGCTTGCGTTTTTTTCATGTAGAAATTTGAAAAGCCTTTCTATACCAAGTTGGAAGCATCTCACATCCTTAGAGTCACTTAAACTAGGGTTCATTCCAGAATTGGTATTATCCGATGAAGATGACTTGCCTTGGGAATATCTTCGTGGAAGTTTGCGATCGTTAGAATTAGCATCACTCCCGAAGCTCATGACTCTGCCTAAGGGAATGCAGTACTTAACCTCCTTAGAGAGCTTGTCAATCAAGAAGTGTGATAATTTAAAAGCGATACCAGAATGGATAAGCTTCCTGTATTCTCTTAAATCCCTTTGTATTAGCTCCTGCAATAACCTGAGATCATTTCCGGAAGCCATGCAGAATCTCGCCTCCCTACAGATGCTCGCGATTAGTGCCTGTCCAATACTAATAAAAAGATGTGAAGCTCCAAACGGAAAGGACTTCCCCAAAATTCAACACATTCCCTCTATTTCTATCTGTGAAACGTGAGTAGTTTCCATAAATGCTTTACATTGTTTAATTCTACTTTGGCCTGAATGTTTACTAAtgatgggttttttttttgttttttgtttttttttttgagaaggaTAGTTAGTATCTTGGTACAAGATGTAAATAAGCTCAATTAGTGCATTGCTGTTAATCGTAGCTGATCATTCTTTGTGTAACTAAGGATCCTGACAGCCTCACAGGATGGTTACTGACTGCAGGGGAGACTGACAGATTGCGCAGCAAAGTTTGCAGGGAATATGAGTGCCTGTCACGTAAAAATAGCATTGAAAATGATCTTTATTAGTCAAAAATCTTTTTAATTAAGTATCCTCACAGAATGGTCACTGACTGCAGGGAAGACTGGCAGATCGCTCAGCAAAGTTTGCAGGGAATGTGAATACCAGTCAACTTATCTGGTAGATTTTGTTCATACTATCCATCCCGAATCCATTAATTTTCAAATCAAACCCTACTCGGGTGTATGCAGTGGTCTCCTTTAGTCCTTTGGTTTAAATCCGTCTATGGAATTCTCAACACCCAACATTTATTCCCCGTCCGAGATGAGTCCACTTCGACTGATGATGATATAGACATGATTACTCTGGAAACACACTGTCACAACAACTGAACATTTTTGATTTCCTGTCCCCTTTTGGAATTCATGATGTCCAACCATTTTCAATGTTGTTCGTGGGATTGGTCACAGCAGTCTTCTTCTTTACACTCTTGCAAAACTTCACTTGTCGCCCGCCAGTATCCCTTTTTCCCCCACTTTCTTCATTTGATGTTTGGTTGGTTAAATTGTATCGATTTATTGTGCTGTTTAATTCAACACCTGTCGCTTTTATCAATTACTGTACTTCAGTACTATAGCAGGAAATGAAACTGGGAAAAAGAATTTACTAAGGCTttgtttggataggaaaaaaggagggaaaggaaagggagggggaaggagggaagagaaaggaaaagaagggaaggggagggagaatggaggagatgattttccctccaaatcttgcctatgttggtagggaaataatttgccttgtaggagggaaatagagggatccattttccctcaccTCCAAATCTCTCTAccttcattttgctaaccaaacaacggatttctcatccttccaattccatcccctccctttccctccaaattcctcaatccaaacacaccctaagagtAAACACAAGGAAATCCTATGAAGCTCGTTAAAAAGAATTTACTTTGAACATAGCAGGAAATGAAACTGGTAGCATGAATTGTGTTTCGAGTAACGTGGACAAAATTTGTCACTCATTTCACATTGGAAGAAACCCAAAGGCAATCACTATTACTAAGAGTAAACACAAGGAAATCACTTTTACTGAGAGTAAGATCCGCTCTTATGTAATAGATGGATCCGACTCCATGTTTCCTAAGGAAAGCTTACTAGTAGTAAACTGGTCATTCCACAGGTCATCGGACTTCCAAGATATAAATGTCAAAGCCTTTCATGTTCCTCCTGGAATAAGTGGGAACATATTTTCATTCCGAATTGTCTCAAGAGTTACAAAATAATACATATATGATTACTATTACTAGTACAACAGAAAAGAAACCAGTTTTGTCATTCTGCTAACCCTACCCTTACAATGACTATATTACaccttaaattaagtgacaaccGCCAAGAGACTACTAAGAACATTACACATTAGTTCTAACCAAATGGACCTTATCCACCTTTGGTGCATGCTCTCTTGAATGCTGAAGACTGGAAAACGAATCAACAAAAATCCTACAATCGTTGATAATGGTTTTACCACCGACAATTTGTTGATCCTTACTCACCATAACAGTTTCTTGAATGAATCAGAAAATTCGTTCCAAATCGTTTCCTTTGAGTTAAATCTTCTGCTTTAAAACATGACGTAATTGGATCTTTTGACTCTCCATCCTCGCCTCCACGAGTTTATTCTTTAAGCTGTGCCTTTGCACTCCACGAGGCCATTCAATACAACCCTTCATCCCCCTGCTAGCATGAGAATTTCCAGATTCAGGTGAGCTCCACCCGGCAATATTTGAAGGGCTAATCCCACCTTTACACGATCCACGATCGGGCGACATCGTAGACCCATTGGAAATTCTTCCGTTAGAAACCCGCCCATTAGAAAGCCTTCCATGAATACCATCCACCGGTATTGTCTTGTAACCGTCACCACTGTTGTTATTTGACCGCCAAAGCCTGGATATTGATTTCACTTTGTTTAGCTGCTTTGAGGAAACTGAGCAAACTTCACTGATTTCAGTGATTGGTGTCTCATCACCAACCTGCTCTTCCCATTCCGTGCAACTTCCTGACACATTACTATCCCGATACATTCTATTTACCGACATGATGCTTCCCTCCGGAGAAAAACTTGAGCCTCGATCTTCTCCATGACTGATGGTTTCCCACCCACTCCCATCATCATCCATGTCGCCACTTCGATAGCCATAGATATTTGAAAGTCTATGATGGTCTTTGTTATGGCTATTCATTTCAGGACTAACAGTTCTTACCTTAGATGCATGGCTTGCAGGGCTATATTCAACACACGGCTCAATTTCTCTTTCATCACTTTCAGCCATAGCCATTTCTTGCACAACTGCAAATATATCATCCGCATTCGACGGTTCATATGTAAACTCTTTGATGTCTTTGATGTTTATCGATGCAGTAGCTTTTTGAAACAATTCAGCCTCTCTCAGGTCATTGGCATCTAGCTTCACACCTTGTGACTTTAGAAATTTTTCCATCTTGTCAACCAGATAACTCATTTGGGAGTACTTCTGATCAAGAGCCACTTTGGCATCAACAAGTTTCATTTGGACTCGCTCTTCTCGCCAAACCTCAGCCATTTGCAACATTCTTCTCTCGTCTTCGACCTCCTCGCGAATCTTCATGCATTCTTTCTTTAGCGAATCCACTTCAGCCTTGTCTTCCCCTATTTCCTTTGCCAGCTCATCACACACTTCCTCTATTAACTCTCGGCTCTTCCTCTCTTTCTCATAGTCCTGCACGTATCTCTTTGCCGACAACTTGACTTCTGCCACCTCGTTGACCAGCTTGGAGTTGACCATTTCCAGTCTTTGCCGATTCTTCCTTTCTCGATTGAAATCACCTTTAATGTCCTCGATTATTGCACGGACTTTTTCATGTTCTCGGCTTCGCCAAGTGGCCCTTTCCTCACTGAGTTTCTTCAAGAAGTGTTCAACTTTCTTCTTTGACGACCGCCTCTCTACTTCCATCTCCTCTATGCGTGCCCGGGCCTGCTCAAGTTCTTTTTCAAGAGCAGAGATCGTGGCGGGATTTGCTTTTTGTTCAACTAGCTTTGTATCATTGGGATTTTCGTTGGATGGTTTCAAGCCAATGGGGTCCCACTTTGTAGCTCCCTCCATTGCATAATTTGTATATAGGATGGGAGGCTGTCTCTAACATAAGAGAACATAAAAACAAAGACCAGATTAGATTAGcaattaaaacaaataaaaaccaTGTATTGACAAAAGAACATGTATCACATAGAGCTTTTCATACACTTCAGGTATAAAAGCCATATTTACAATCACAGAGGTCATCCCTGAATGTCTCTTAGGAGATCACAATCAACTACGAGTACATCTTTTTCTTTC
Protein-coding sequences here:
- the LOC141617396 gene encoding putative disease resistance protein RGA1, which gives rise to MAQLGTQIAEKLITVIGTEFIKEICFMWGHKSKLEDLKDTISTIRDVLVDAQHQEELSNKTRNYIEKLKAVVYDADDFFDKFVTLAELKELSNDSNFSEKVRTFLSSSNPLSVAYAISQGVKKIRKKLDAVGLIANSNASFGIVVDCQPIRSKIQETCSYAYVSDVIGRENDLNETVDKLLSYSASQHDVSFLTVVGIGGLGKTTLAQLVFNDERVKTEFPIRLWACVSDQNGQEFDVKSILARILESASHERNYSSAMDIVQTKVGLILGGKKYLLVLDDVWNEDREKWLELRKFLMVGAAGSSILVTSRSKRTAEVVGNETMYELKGLSPENSWQLFEMTAFGAQGKHVDSPELVEVGKEIVKQCANVPLAIKVVGSLLFSQDKSKWQSFHDNGLGRINKGDNKIMSILKLSYRNLESPLKSCFAYCALFPKDFVISKRIVVRLWAAHGFILPFEEGQSIEDACEEYFTILLRRCFFQDVILNEYGEVVTFKIHDLMHDVAKNIAGNEICVMNCIPSNLEDKVRHLFHIGGEEKEITFTKSKVRSYVRHESESLFPLESLLGNWTCLRSLDLHDINIKTLPDSISKLMHLRYLDLSWNINLEALPNSITKIYNLETLDLSFCCGLKELPADLSKLVKLRHLDIAMCRWLRYMPSRMNKMTSLCTLTEFVVGDENSSKARCVGQLEDLLALVNLRGSITIHIRKNCGNNAMVDGSEGECRRLRNMKHLKEISIVFPLQINGMDFDHKPILEMLEPPPNIRVLELRSYLGDVLPARWVREGHWETFLPNLVKIYIRFCDRLQHLPSMRKFRHLKSLVIHNLTNVEYMEDMSICNSSSGSTSNSTSRVEEIIFFPSLKYLEMSGLDKLKGWWRGIGLDNGQNFNWQPSFTHLSHLSIKFCPNLISFPPCPTVKTLLLDKLNENLLMTLGSKVEIQDLGYLKSLPMEHIRSLTISENEIDDLSKLEEAFKSFSSLKRLAFFSCRNLKSLSIPSWKHLTSLESLKLGFIPELVLSDEDDLPWEYLRGSLRSLELASLPKLMTLPKGMQYLTSLESLSIKKCDNLKAIPEWISFLYSLKSLCISSCNNLRSFPEAMQNLASLQMLAISACPILIKRCEAPNGKDFPKIQHIPSISICET
- the LOC141617397 gene encoding uncharacterized protein LOC141617397 isoform X2, translated to MKITPSSTTTLLSSKPTPQDLLSKIPLPRRKPSKTTPRLPRKPSAVARGPSTPLLRWDHRQDRESAAINNVDEDKPPELRRKSRRARDGPPLSARKLGAALWRMQAAAAATNEDNIAGGDRLGFKLANGHGIEQLSCHHGSRECGSEAKDPLTSPCSVNGPVNGYLCEPPILYTNYAMEGATKWDPIGLKPSNENPNDTKLVEQKANPATISALEKELEQARARIEEMEVERRSSKKKVEHFLKKLSEERATWRSREHEKVRAIIEDIKGDFNRERKNRQRLEMVNSKLVNEVAEVKLSAKRYVQDYEKERKSRELIEEVCDELAKEIGEDKAEVDSLKKECMKIREEVEDERRMLQMAEVWREERVQMKLVDAKVALDQKYSQMSYLVDKMEKFLKSQGVKLDANDLREAELFQKATASINIKDIKEFTYEPSNADDIFAVVQEMAMAESDEREIEPCVEYSPASHASKVRTVSPEMNSHNKDHHRLSNIYGYRSGDMDDDGSGWETISHGEDRGSSFSPEGSIMSVNRMYRDSNVSGSCTEWEEQVGDETPITEISEVCSVSSKQLNKVKSISRLWRSNNNSGDGYKTIPVDGIHGRLSNGRVSNGRISNGSTMSPDRGSCKGGISPSNIAGWSSPESGNSHASRGMKGCIEWPRGVQRHSLKNKLVEARMESQKIQLRHVLKQKI
- the LOC141617397 gene encoding uncharacterized protein LOC141617397 isoform X1: MKITPSSTTTLLSSKPTPQDLLSKIPLPRRKPSKTTPRLPRKPSAVARGPSTPLLRWDHRQDRESAAINNVDEDKPPELRRKSRRARDGPPLSARKLGAALWRMQAAAAATNEDNIAGGDRLGFKLANGHGIEQLSCHHGSRECGSEAKDPLTSPCSVNGPVNGYLCERQPPILYTNYAMEGATKWDPIGLKPSNENPNDTKLVEQKANPATISALEKELEQARARIEEMEVERRSSKKKVEHFLKKLSEERATWRSREHEKVRAIIEDIKGDFNRERKNRQRLEMVNSKLVNEVAEVKLSAKRYVQDYEKERKSRELIEEVCDELAKEIGEDKAEVDSLKKECMKIREEVEDERRMLQMAEVWREERVQMKLVDAKVALDQKYSQMSYLVDKMEKFLKSQGVKLDANDLREAELFQKATASINIKDIKEFTYEPSNADDIFAVVQEMAMAESDEREIEPCVEYSPASHASKVRTVSPEMNSHNKDHHRLSNIYGYRSGDMDDDGSGWETISHGEDRGSSFSPEGSIMSVNRMYRDSNVSGSCTEWEEQVGDETPITEISEVCSVSSKQLNKVKSISRLWRSNNNSGDGYKTIPVDGIHGRLSNGRVSNGRISNGSTMSPDRGSCKGGISPSNIAGWSSPESGNSHASRGMKGCIEWPRGVQRHSLKNKLVEARMESQKIQLRHVLKQKI